From Salinibacterium sp. ZJ450, one genomic window encodes:
- the otnK gene encoding 3-oxo-tetronate kinase yields the protein MIGAIADDFTGATDVAVAFRRAGLRVLIFFGIPADDLELTAADAIVIALKSRTIAPDEAVRQSLEAGAWLQAHGMSQLFFKYCSTFDSTSRGNIGPVADALADLVGAPVTTVVPSSPGHDRRQFMGQLFVGQNLLSESAMSNHPLTPMTDSFIPRVLQSQTERPVRLVDIRTVSAGVNAIAAALSDAELSGDRYAVVDAATEDDLRVIGEAILDAPLVTGAAGLASGLGIARARGLGLGEMESDDSDPVGSAVSVVLAGSCSARTLEQLAEMKRSYPSYRLDAVKTPDPDALADAALAWFDSERPPTAALIYSSLPPDELRATQEALGAQRASEILESATARIAQGLIERDIRRIVVAGGETSGAVVSALAVSGGVIGAEAAPGVPWIYTGSEPRRALLLKSGNFGDKDLLVRAVQPRQPAKDLA from the coding sequence ATGATCGGCGCGATCGCCGACGATTTCACGGGAGCAACGGATGTCGCGGTGGCGTTTCGTCGCGCCGGGCTACGGGTGCTGATCTTCTTCGGAATCCCCGCTGACGACCTGGAATTGACGGCCGCCGACGCGATCGTCATCGCACTCAAGTCGCGCACGATCGCGCCCGACGAGGCCGTGCGGCAGTCGCTTGAGGCGGGAGCCTGGCTTCAGGCACACGGAATGAGTCAGCTCTTCTTCAAGTACTGTTCGACCTTCGATTCGACTTCCCGAGGAAACATCGGACCGGTCGCTGACGCGTTGGCGGATCTGGTCGGCGCGCCCGTGACGACGGTCGTGCCCAGTTCGCCCGGTCACGACCGTCGCCAGTTCATGGGGCAGCTGTTCGTCGGCCAGAATCTGCTCAGTGAATCCGCGATGAGCAACCATCCCCTCACGCCGATGACGGATTCGTTCATCCCCCGCGTGCTGCAGTCGCAGACGGAGCGGCCAGTAAGACTGGTGGATATCCGTACGGTCTCGGCAGGAGTGAACGCCATCGCGGCCGCTCTCTCCGACGCAGAACTCAGCGGCGATCGGTACGCCGTCGTGGACGCCGCCACCGAGGATGACCTCAGGGTCATCGGTGAGGCCATCCTCGATGCGCCCCTGGTCACGGGCGCCGCCGGATTGGCTAGTGGATTAGGCATTGCACGAGCCCGCGGGCTGGGACTCGGCGAAATGGAGTCGGATGACTCGGACCCGGTAGGAAGCGCGGTGTCGGTTGTGCTTGCTGGAAGCTGCTCGGCACGAACCCTCGAGCAGCTTGCCGAAATGAAGCGCAGCTACCCCTCATACCGACTCGACGCAGTGAAGACGCCAGACCCTGACGCCCTCGCGGACGCTGCCCTCGCCTGGTTCGACTCCGAACGCCCGCCCACCGCGGCACTGATCTACTCGTCACTTCCACCAGACGAGTTGCGCGCAACGCAAGAGGCTCTCGGTGCACAGCGAGCCTCGGAGATCTTGGAATCGGCGACCGCCCGCATCGCACAGGGACTCATCGAACGTGACATCCGGCGAATCGTCGTGGCGGGCGGGGAAACATCGGGGGCGGTGGTCTCGGCGCTCGCCGTGAGCGGCGGCGTCATCGGTGCCGAAGCCGCACCTGGCGTGCCGTGGATCTACACAGGCAGTGAGCCGCGCCGCGCGCTGCTGCTCAAGTCCGGAAACTTCGGTGACAAGGACCTGCTGGTCCGCGCCGTCCAACCACGTCAACCCGCGAAGGACCTTGCATGA
- a CDS encoding ABC transporter permease encodes MTSSRYATPGFLQATWLVAEREVKMRLRSKVFLISSGILLLIVLAGVVLPPLFGANSSLPKVAAVGSAVAVAEQTGALEVTEAASVAEAEDLVRTEEVEAALVPASGGDSPLDVSVIALEEAPSSIVGLFSVAPSVELLDPSGENPGLVYLVALAFGMIFFVSALTFGSIIAQSVVEEKQTRIVEILMATVPVRVLLAGKIVGNSLLAFGQILLIAVVTGVGMLASGQDLLLADVGPSIVWFVVFFLFGFVLLAALFAATGAMVSRQEDIGSTTTPVTMLVMIPYFLIIFFYDNPLVLTIMSYVPFSAPVGMPMRVFLGDALWWEPLVSLVVLVLSTLVVIALGSRIYSNSLLRTGARVTLKEALRG; translated from the coding sequence GTGACCAGCTCCCGCTACGCCACACCCGGATTCCTGCAGGCCACCTGGCTCGTTGCCGAACGGGAGGTGAAGATGCGGCTGCGCAGCAAGGTGTTCCTGATCTCCAGCGGCATCCTGTTGCTCATCGTGCTCGCCGGCGTGGTGCTGCCGCCGCTGTTCGGCGCAAACTCGTCGCTGCCGAAGGTCGCCGCGGTCGGCTCGGCGGTCGCGGTCGCCGAGCAGACCGGTGCACTCGAGGTCACCGAGGCGGCGTCGGTCGCCGAGGCGGAGGATCTGGTGCGCACCGAAGAGGTCGAGGCGGCGCTGGTGCCCGCATCCGGCGGGGATTCGCCGTTGGATGTCTCGGTGATCGCCCTTGAGGAGGCGCCGTCGTCGATCGTCGGCCTGTTCAGCGTCGCGCCGTCCGTCGAGCTGCTCGACCCATCCGGTGAGAATCCCGGGCTGGTCTACCTGGTGGCGCTCGCGTTCGGCATGATCTTCTTCGTGTCGGCGCTGACCTTCGGCTCGATCATCGCGCAGAGCGTCGTCGAGGAGAAGCAGACGCGCATTGTGGAGATCCTGATGGCCACCGTGCCGGTGCGGGTGCTGCTCGCCGGCAAGATCGTCGGCAACAGCCTGCTCGCGTTCGGCCAGATCCTTCTGATCGCGGTCGTGACCGGGGTGGGCATGCTGGCATCCGGTCAGGACCTGCTGCTCGCCGACGTCGGGCCGTCGATCGTCTGGTTCGTGGTGTTCTTCCTGTTCGGCTTCGTGCTGCTGGCCGCGCTGTTCGCGGCGACCGGCGCGATGGTGTCGCGCCAGGAGGACATCGGCTCGACCACCACGCCGGTGACGATGCTGGTGATGATCCCGTACTTCCTGATCATCTTCTTCTACGACAACCCGCTGGTGCTGACGATCATGTCGTACGTGCCGTTCTCCGCGCCGGTTGGGATGCCGATGCGGGTGTTCCTCGGCGACGCGCTGTGGTGGGAGCCGCTGGTCTCGCTGGTGGTGCTGGTGCTCTCGACCCTCGTGGTGATTGCCCTCGGATCGCGCATCTACTCGAACTCGCTGCTTCGCACCGGCGCGCGAGTCACCCTGAAGGAAGCGCTGCGCGGCTAG
- a CDS encoding FadR/GntR family transcriptional regulator — MTTTHVTAFGDGLKAHTLAEQVSDQIAKTIIDNKLVAGDKLPSERELCDGFGVSRTVVREALRGLAARGIVTVRSGVGASVASADASLVTDAFRSFLRGSEELEYSHVHEVRLMLELQIAKIACENATDDDIKQLEAIHARMAGDPTTEDAAAADVEFHGMIAKATHNPLYAIILDSLRDVLFQVRQSALHVPGRGHRGFEYHSAILDAIRRRDADAAVAHMRDHLEDVSRALGVKGF, encoded by the coding sequence ATGACCACGACCCACGTCACCGCCTTCGGCGACGGGCTGAAGGCGCACACTCTGGCCGAACAGGTCAGCGATCAGATCGCCAAGACGATCATCGACAACAAGCTGGTCGCGGGAGACAAGCTCCCGTCCGAGCGGGAACTCTGCGACGGATTCGGGGTATCGCGCACCGTTGTGCGTGAGGCGCTGAGGGGGCTCGCCGCCCGCGGCATCGTGACGGTGCGCTCGGGCGTGGGAGCAAGCGTCGCCTCGGCGGATGCCTCCCTGGTCACCGACGCGTTCCGCTCCTTCCTGCGGGGCTCCGAAGAACTCGAGTACTCGCACGTGCATGAGGTCCGCCTCATGCTCGAGTTGCAAATTGCCAAGATCGCCTGCGAGAACGCCACTGATGATGACATCAAGCAGCTGGAGGCCATTCACGCGCGGATGGCGGGTGACCCAACCACCGAGGACGCTGCTGCGGCCGACGTCGAGTTCCACGGCATGATCGCCAAGGCCACCCACAATCCGCTGTACGCGATCATCCTCGATTCGCTCCGCGACGTGCTGTTCCAGGTTCGCCAATCCGCGCTGCACGTCCCCGGCCGCGGGCACCGCGGCTTCGAATACCACAGCGCAATTCTCGACGCCATCCGTCGCCGTGATGCTGACGCCGCGGTCGCGCACATGCGCGATCACCTTGAGGACGTCTCGCGCGCGCTCGGCGTTAAGGGATTTTGA
- the otnC gene encoding 3-oxo-tetronate 4-phosphate decarboxylase, with the protein MTAEARARADIVSAAHSLFSRGLAHGRTGNVSVRVGEQIYVTPTGSSLGTVQAADLSVIDRSGAHVSGRKPSKESFLHAAILRARPQDTAVVHTHSTYSTAVSCLAGLDPTNAIPPLTAYFAMRVGRAALLPYHAPGDAALGPLAEHTAASHSAMLLSNHGAIVSGLTLDAAMDAIEELEATARLQLLLDGRAARPLTVEQAAALAPPQA; encoded by the coding sequence ATGACCGCCGAGGCACGCGCTCGGGCCGACATCGTGAGCGCCGCCCACTCCCTATTCAGCCGCGGACTCGCGCACGGCAGGACCGGCAATGTCAGCGTGCGCGTCGGGGAGCAGATCTACGTCACGCCCACCGGAAGCAGCCTCGGGACAGTTCAGGCGGCGGACCTCTCGGTCATCGATCGTTCCGGCGCCCACGTTTCCGGCCGAAAACCGTCGAAGGAGAGCTTCCTACACGCCGCGATCCTGCGGGCACGGCCGCAGGACACAGCTGTAGTGCACACTCACTCGACGTACAGCACGGCCGTGTCGTGCCTTGCCGGGCTCGATCCCACGAATGCCATCCCGCCGCTAACGGCGTACTTCGCGATGCGCGTCGGCCGCGCCGCCCTTCTCCCGTACCACGCGCCAGGGGATGCGGCCCTCGGCCCACTCGCTGAGCACACCGCGGCATCCCATTCGGCGATGCTGCTGAGCAACCATGGCGCCATCGTCTCGGGGTTGACCCTGGACGCGGCGATGGACGCGATCGAGGAGCTCGAAGCCACCGCACGGCTGCAGCTGCTCCTCGACGGCCGGGCGGCTCGCCCACTCACCGTGGAGCAGGCGGCCGCCTTGGCGCCGCCGCAGGCCTAG